CACGATTCTCTCCGTCTATCCCAATCCGTTCAACGATCAGGCGCGGGTGCGGTTCGATCTGTTGAAATCGGAGCGGGTGGAGATCACGCTGTATGATCTTACGGGAAGGCGGGTTCGCACGCTCGCCGATGAAGTGTGCGATGCGGGGCGGCACGAGATCGGATTCGATGCGCGCGGTCTCGCATCGGGGACGTATTTCGTGCGGCTCAGGAACCATAGCATTGTCAGGACGCAGAAAATCCTGCTCCTGCGATAGAAACAACGTCGGGAATGTCTTCGCGCTGTGCTTGTGCAATAATTAACTTGTGAATTGAACGGACAACGTCTTGATTTTTCCGGGGAGAATGGATAGATTTGGGATGTCACGACTGTACACGAGGGAAAACACAATGGTCTCATCATCCAAACGGGATGGCGTGTTCATCATCGCGCTGGCGGGCAAGCTGATGGGCGACGACACCAACGATTTTTATCAAGTGATCGGGCAGGCGGCCACGGAGAACATCAAGTCCGTCGTGCTCGATCTGAAAGACGTGGATTGGATCAACAGCACGGGACTGGGAATGATTATCGCGGGGAGCGCCCGCGTCCGCGACATGGGCGGCACGCTCAAGCTCGCACAGCCCAACGATTCCATCAGTAAAGTGCTGACCTTGAACCGGCTGCACCAAATCTTTGAGATCCACCCAACAATTGAGGCGGCCATCGCCAGCTTCAAATAGACGGCTCCCCCCCCTCTATTCTCCCACAGAGTGGAGGAAAGGAATCTCGCCCCGCACGGCATTGTGCGGGGCATTTTCTTTGCTACCTATCATAGCAACTTCAAACAGCTTGGTTGCGGCAAAAGTTGCCCCGGAGCTTTCATTTTCATTCAAGGAGATGGGCTAAGTTGCTGTAAACATTATATGGCACACTGGTTGCAGAAGTGCTGCTCGGACAAATAGTTCCGTTCAAAATGCGAATCTTCGCTAACGCTTTAATTATTCTTGCGATAGTCGCGACGGCTGGAGCACAAATCTGGCCGTCAGGAGCAGCGGTGGATCCGGTGGCAGAGGAGCCCGGACCACTCGCGGGGCAGCTCAGGCTTCGCCTCGCCGCCGCCGACCTGAAAAGCGACCTTTGGAACGAGCGCCGGACCCAGTTTGGTCTGGCGATTGGGCTCGGCGAGGGGATTTGGTTTTCGGCGGACGGCTCGACCCGTGATCTTTCGGGTTATGGAGCCTTCCAGAGAGGAATGGAGGACGCGCGGCTGGGACTGGGCTATTGGCCGGCGCTCTCGCCAGTGATTCGGGCGGGAGTCAGCGGCAGCTTTCTCATTCCCACGGGCTACCGATCGCAGCAGCAGTACTACGTGCCGGCGGCGGATTCGACATACCGAATGCCCGCTTTCAGCTTGCGGCAAACGGCCGGTGAACTGCGGGCGGGCGGGAGCTTCCAAATCGGCCCGGCCGCCGAACTCAGAGCTTACGCGGGCTATCTGGCGACGGCCGACCAGACCGATCAAGCGTTCCGCTGGGGGCTGGGCGCGCGGCTGACGCCGCTTGGCCCGCGCTATGCCGCGGAACTGGGATACGCGCAGTCGCTGACCCGTGCGGGTAATCTTCCCAATACGGAGTCGGTGGCGGCGGCGGTGGCGGTGAACGTCGGGTGGGGATTCGCGATCGTCCCGGGTGTGGCAGCCGAACTGGGCGATGATCCGCTTTTCGGAGGATCGCTGGGATTGCGATTCACGACCCGTTTGCCGACGGCGGTGCTCCGCAATGCTCCGGGAGCTCCGCCGGTTTTCACACCCAAAGTGCTGACGGGACGGGTGTTGGTGCCGCCGCCGCTGGCGTCAGTACCGGTAGCCGGAACCGAGGAACTCTGGCAGAGCATCCGCGAGGCGGTAGGCGGTTCGTTCGAGGAAGTGATCGCGCTTCAGTCGCTCGACGTTCCCGGACTTCCCTATCGCGACGACACGCGAGTGCGACAGGATCAATCGCTGCGGGCGATTGCCGAGGCCCATCCCGAAGCGGAGTGGATGATTATCACGCGCGTCGGTAAAGAGGAAGTAACGCGCGCGCGCGGGATGAGCGTGCCGCTGCTCGTGAATCAGAAGCAATGGATCGCCGAGTGCCGCTTGACCGTGGAACTGATCAATTTGCGGAGCATTCAGACGCGAACTCGACATACCGTAGAGGCCCACGCCACGAAGAAAGAGACCCCGACGCTTGCCGTGGTGTCCACTCCGGAGAGCGAAGTGCTGCCGACGAACGTCGGCCGCGAACTGACGTTTCAAGCCTATCGTGAAGCGGGGCGGGAGATCGTCCGCCTGATTGGAACATGGGACTCCGACTCGCAATCTGCACAGCGCTGAGCGCGCTTCTTCTTCTGGCCGGTTGCACGTCGCCGGACGACGACAATACGCCCACCGGACCGTCGCCGCAGATTGTCGTATCGGTGGAAGCGCGTCCGCCGACGATTCCGGCCAACGGAACGAGTAAGCTGGTGGTGTTCACCGAACTGCGGCGGGGCGATCAGCCGGTTGCCGATTCGACGCAAGTGATTCTCTTGAATACCATCGGGGTTCTTCAACAAGGAATATTGTACACGCGCGGAGGCGTGGCTCTCGATACACTGGTCAGCGATACGGCGGCGGGAATGGGCTGGATCGTGGCCTACTCGCAGGGAGTACGCGACTCCGTGGAAATTTTCTTCGTTTCAACCAGCGGATAACATGCGCCGTCTACTCGTCAAAGCATCGTTGGCATTTCTGGCCGCTTCGTTTGTGATTCTGAACGGCTGCGGAAGCGGCGGATCATCGGGACCCGGCCAGCCGATCGTTCCGAGCGATCTGGCGTTTCGCTTCTGCCGCGTGACCGACGTCGAGGGCGTGATGCACGCGCAATGGGCGTGCGATCTGCCCACGCGCGGCGAGGTTCGCTACGGCCGCACGATGTACACGCAGCAGACGAATGCGGCCGGCGCGGCCGATTCGCACGACGTCGTGCTGTCCGGCCTTTCCTTCAGTACGCGCTACATCTATCAGATCACGGCCCGCGACAGTCTGGGACGGGCGGTGCAGTGTACGGGTGATTTCACCACGCCGGCCAAGGCCACGCCCGAGCCGATCATCGGCAACCTGCGGATCGAGAACGTGACGGAATCGGCGGCCCGCGTTTCGTGGCAGACCGACGAGCCCGCCACCAGTATCCTCTATTACGGTATCGGCGGACTGACCGATTCGGTCGTCATGGGCAATCTGATCATGGAACATGCGGTGCAGCTGGCGGGATTGACTCCGTCCTCGATCTACCGGCTGCGGCCCGAGGCGGTGAACGCCACCAACCTGCGCGGCTTCGGACGCGACACCACGCTGACGACGGCCATGCAGCTCACGATTCTGTTCCCGGACACGACCGTCGGTCTGGGCGACACGATCCTGCTTCCGATTCGTCTTCGGGACGCGGAGGACCTGGCGGGATTGCGGATCGGGATCACCTTCCAGACGGGGATGATCGAGGTGGTATCGGTGGACGAGGGACCGTTCTTCACCGGCCGCCGCGGATTCATTTTCTTCGACGCGATTCGCAACAGCGAAGGCTACTTTCTGGCGGACATCAGCTGGAACATAGATTATCAGGGAAATCAGCAGATCGGCACCGACGCCGACGGCGAGGGAATCGTCGCCTACGCGCGGCTGCGCGGTCTTGAAATCGGAGAAGCGCATTTCACGTTCGACGCGGACAGCACGTTCGGTCTGGACATGTTCGGGAACGTTCGCACGTGCGGTTTGTCGGCGGGGAACATCGAGGTCTGGCCATGAGCCGATCCATCCAAATGACCAACAAAAATCATTCAAATACGTCGAGAGGCACCCAATCCTCTCACCATGGGAGTGGAGCCATGAGTCTTCGTCATTGCTTTCTGCTCGTTCTGGCGGGGTTGATGCTGGTTGGCGGCATGACCGCCGAAGCCGCGCCGACCTATCGCTCGTATATCGAATGGAACGGGCCCTATTTCCACGTCCGACACGGACTGAATGCGGACAGCAGCGCGTACGTAAACTATCTGGTGAACAATCCGCTGCCACTGTCCAGTTCGCCGTTTTCGTCCCCCACCGCGGTGGACGTGACCGGATCCGCGGCGGCGCTGGGAGTGTTCGTGGTGGATCATGATCACCGCCGGGTACAAGTGTTCGACGCCAACGCGCGCTGGACGGTCGAGTCGCTGAACTACAGCTCGTCGCCGATTCAGGGCTATTTCGGCGGGCGAAGCATCAAGTTTTCGCTGGGGGAAGTGATTCCCTCCAGCGAACGGATTACCGTCAACGGCAAAGCGTTCACGCGCGTCAGCAGCCTGACCGGCCGCACGTTGCTGGACTCGGTCTACACCATCGTCTATACGGGCGCGCCCAACGTCGGCGGCGTGGTCGCGTTGCCCACCGGATGGAGTCTCGATCCATTCGACTCGGTGCGCGTGGAGTATGGATACGCCACTCCCTCGGGAACGGCCGGACTGGGCGACATTGACTACAAGCTGTATCAGACGACGCCCACCGACATACCGCTCCAGCTTCACGACGCGACATCGGCCACCGACCCGGTGATGAGCGATCTGACTTCGCTCTGCCTTAACGCTTCGGTGCGTGTCGGGAAGGCGATGGATCTGTATCTCGTGAACGGACTGCCCGGCGGGCTGGGCACGCTGGCTTCCTACGACCTGACCACAGTGGGAACGGGCGGCGTCTTCGGTCACATAGACACCTATCCGGGTCTGCTCGGTCGTCCTTATGACGTGGAGATCGTGGACCGCGGCGCGAATACGCCCATCGGGACGCTGACGCCGGGACTTCCGCAGAACGTGGCCAACGGACGATTGACACCCGCACCGAGTATTACCAATCAGAACACGTTCCTCGGTCACAACTACCGGATCACCTACGTGTTCGATACGACCAGCGCCATGAACCAGACGGCCGATGCGCAGAACAACGAATCGGATCTGTTCTTCGATCGGGTGACGGGGCGCACGCATATGTTGTTCTGTCGTGACGGAGTGGGCACCGGAACGGCCTACAGCTACAGTGACGACTACGGGCAAACGTGGTCCGCCGCTCTCACGATCTCGCCGACCACGTTTACGGGAGCGATTGATCGTCCCCGGATCGTGGTGACGGCGGGTGGGGACCTTCACGTGGTTTATGAGGCGATAGACGGTCTCGGAGACCGTCACCTCTATCACCGTTGGTCGCAGGACGGAATCAGTTGGCAAGCCACGACGACTCTGACCAGCGATATTACGCCGACCACCATCGCCGCCAACCGCTACGCCACCTTGCTGGTGGACCCGGTAACCGACAACATTCACGTGATCTGGGCGGGCGATGGGAGCGTTTACCACAAGACCCGCACGCCGGGAGCCTCCGGCTCGTGGGGTTCGTCCACCGTGGCGGCTACCGGCACGGCGGCTTTCAGCGCACCGCACGCTGTTATTAACAGCTCGGGCATCATTCACATGGTGTTTGTGAGCAACGGTGCGGCCCCGTGGCAGCTCAGCTATCGTGTGTTCAACGGCGCGGACTGGGGCAGTTATAATGCCTCGGGCGGATTCATTCCGGCCAGTACGGACGTGGTGACCAATGCCGCCGGATTCGCCAACATCGCGGGCTGTACGCGCGGCGAAGCCTATCCATTTCCACAGATCGTCTTGACCGGCGACAGCGTGTGGGTATTCTGGGCCGGCGCGGGCACGGAAGTCTATCTGGGTGCGTGTGAACTGCGCTATCGCCGGATCAGCGCGCTGGACGGTGAGTTCAGCGCCGGGGCCGGAACAGCGATTACCAACGCGGAAACCTGCGCTCCGATGCGGTTCACGGTTTCGGTGGATGCTCAGCGCAATATCCACATCATCTATCCATATACACTGATAGCCGATGCGGAAGGACTGCGCTACAAGTATTGGACGAACTCGACGAATACCTGGACTCCGGCCGCGACTACGACCGGACGGATGATCCTTGACGGCGGAGCGACCAGCGCAACGTGGGCGTATGAGCCGCGCTTGGTGACTCCGACGATTGCCGGACAGGTGGCTCCGATGCTGGCGTGCACGAAAGTCTATCCCAACGACGCGCACACGGAATGGGTGGACGACTCGCCGCGCGCGCTCTTTAAGATCATTGACGGCGTCCTCAGCATCACCAACCAAACGACCCTCTCAATTTTCAATAACTGGCGGGTGTGGCGAAGCGGCGAAGCGGACAATACCGCAATTCCCGGCGTTTCCTTCACCATTACCAACACCGACCTGACCATCTCGAACACCGACGACGTGGACGCCACCGAGTTCAACGTGATTGATCCCGCCCTGGCCGGTTCCAACGACTACTTCGAGCTGACGGGAACGCCGCCCGCCAAGAACGATCTCCTGTTCCTGACCGACAGCGACAATCATCGGGTGAAGATCATCCGCGCCTATGACAACATTGACGACTGTTTCGGCGGCGCGACGCGGTGGGACGTTCCCGGTCAATCCAACGGCATGCCCGGTCAGACCTACAAACTGGCCACGGTGGGCGGCGAAAGCTCGTTCCGTGTGTGGGCCAGTCCGGATTCGACGGCGTGGACCATCGTGCAAAACGTGATGATCGCCGGTCCCGGTGACCGCGTTTGCGA
This bacterium DNA region includes the following protein-coding sequences:
- a CDS encoding STAS domain-containing protein, with protein sequence MVSSSKRDGVFIIALAGKLMGDDTNDFYQVIGQAATENIKSVVLDLKDVDWINSTGLGMIIAGSARVRDMGGTLKLAQPNDSISKVLTLNRLHQIFEIHPTIEAAIASFK
- a CDS encoding T9SS type A sorting domain-containing protein, with product MSLRHCFLLVLAGLMLVGGMTAEAAPTYRSYIEWNGPYFHVRHGLNADSSAYVNYLVNNPLPLSSSPFSSPTAVDVTGSAAALGVFVVDHDHRRVQVFDANARWTVESLNYSSSPIQGYFGGRSIKFSLGEVIPSSERITVNGKAFTRVSSLTGRTLLDSVYTIVYTGAPNVGGVVALPTGWSLDPFDSVRVEYGYATPSGTAGLGDIDYKLYQTTPTDIPLQLHDATSATDPVMSDLTSLCLNASVRVGKAMDLYLVNGLPGGLGTLASYDLTTVGTGGVFGHIDTYPGLLGRPYDVEIVDRGANTPIGTLTPGLPQNVANGRLTPAPSITNQNTFLGHNYRITYVFDTTSAMNQTADAQNNESDLFFDRVTGRTHMLFCRDGVGTGTAYSYSDDYGQTWSAALTISPTTFTGAIDRPRIVVTAGGDLHVVYEAIDGLGDRHLYHRWSQDGISWQATTTLTSDITPTTIAANRYATLLVDPVTDNIHVIWAGDGSVYHKTRTPGASGSWGSSTVAATGTAAFSAPHAVINSSGIIHMVFVSNGAAPWQLSYRVFNGADWGSYNASGGFIPASTDVVTNAAGFANIAGCTRGEAYPFPQIVLTGDSVWVFWAGAGTEVYLGACELRYRRISALDGEFSAGAGTAITNAETCAPMRFTVSVDAQRNIHIIYPYTLIADAEGLRYKYWTNSTNTWTPAATTTGRMILDGGATSATWAYEPRLVTPTIAGQVAPMLACTKVYPNDAHTEWVDDSPRALFKIIDGVLSITNQTTLSIFNNWRVWRSGEADNTAIPGVSFTITNTDLTISNTDDVDATEFNVIDPALAGSNDYFELTGTPPAKNDLLFLTDSDNHRVKIIRAYDNIDDCFGGATRWDVPGQSNGMPGQTYKLATVGGESSFRVWASPDSTAWTIVQNVMIAGPGDRVCEVNRFTKEIRFGDGVHGAIPPLNTFIRVRYDESVDEAEFGRMGSGAGQMNFPRGLAARWNSGLGHYDVYTCDYGNNRLQKWAYNPSSTVNPDDRTSAVVAWNVASADTNFLDNPEDIEVITYNSQVYLVVSDNDNDRILIYRDTEATGSGGNTRPTFVAAVGGSGTSLNQFMDPRGIAVMAEDSGLVILACDADRDQVVKISQRDWLTTADDDTTGGPGSQTNVLTVALTDARDGDEYLALQAGAVRTIELRVSRTDSLTALRAVATFPTSMIDILSINEGNLWSGEPYTQKIFLTDYDNATGRFEINASMVGDPDGLTSAGSRLVASIVVRADSNLAVPASGIISFSDSTEFRKAGNRRITTYNSNTLNLRGGHLADLATVGGDPGTPPRMIPQPDGAINFADVNVFTQGWNGNGLTFDPIADIGPFLGTAVPSLIANPDGRLDARDLLSLDIMYNWYNQSGPLTAPPLPRGRDGGNLDEGSPIVAAARSTEHGWTIELQVRDIAALTTAHLFVQVESADATISNVRAGEFLGLGSTLFLHTIDGAKADICLGRLNRTSPCASGSGVLAEVDVAMSPGTRPDLRLRYELRDNHNRILGASEVGDVEVQAIPERFSLGEPYPNPFNAVTTFTLNLSEASRASLRVFNVLGQNVTTVLDRDLPAGVHRVLWDARDGNGTALSTGVYFVRLEAAGRADIRKIVLIR
- a CDS encoding T9SS type A sorting domain-containing protein — translated: TILSVYPNPFNDQARVRFDLLKSERVEITLYDLTGRRVRTLADEVCDAGRHEIGFDARGLASGTYFVRLRNHSIVRTQKILLLR